In Triplophysa rosa unplaced genomic scaffold, Trosa_1v2 scaffold270_ERROPOS360715+, whole genome shotgun sequence, one genomic interval encodes:
- the LOC130550252 gene encoding uncharacterized protein LOC130550252 isoform X1: MCLTGVLHVTMAGDRDLATPTPGEEDEVFFKNYVPPARDAIHLPIHVFYLILAFMVIVATLYAIIGHLIKDLMHDFADSLFGKQPDEVQINLCETKDKFMVDWCPETSPELEEMARAEEIRVVMEGNRHTPAIWIISDGMEPPRVPRSGPRVAFGKNV, translated from the exons ATGTGTTTGACAGGTGTGCTGCACGTCACGATGGCTGGAGACCGTGATCTGGCCACGCCGACCCCCGGCGAGGAGGACGAGGTCTTCTTTAAAAACTATGTCCCACCCGCTCGAGACGCCATCCATCTTCCCATTCATGTTTTCTACCTCATCCTTGCGTTCATGGTCATAGTAGCAACCCTCTATGCCATCATCGGACACCTCATCAAGGACCTGATGCATGATTTTGCAG aCTCTTTGTTTGGAAAACAGCCAGATGAGGTCCAGATCAACCTGTGTGAGACCAAAGATAAATTCATGGTAGACTGGTGTCCAGAGACGAGTCCAGAGCTGGAGGAGATGGCCCGAGCTGAGGAGATCCGGGTGGTGATGGAGGGCAACAGACACACACCGGCCATCTGGATCATCTCTGATGGGATGGAGCCGCCCAGAGTACCGCGCTCCGGCCCGCGTGTGGCCTTCGGCAAGAATGTATAG
- the LOC130550252 gene encoding uncharacterized protein LOC130550252 isoform X2 has protein sequence MAGDRDLATPTPGEEDEVFFKNYVPPARDAIHLPIHVFYLILAFMVIVATLYAIIGHLIKDLMHDFADSLFGKQPDEVQINLCETKDKFMVDWCPETSPELEEMARAEEIRVVMEGNRHTPAIWIISDGMEPPRVPRSGPRVAFGKNV, from the exons ATGGCTGGAGACCGTGATCTGGCCACGCCGACCCCCGGCGAGGAGGACGAGGTCTTCTTTAAAAACTATGTCCCACCCGCTCGAGACGCCATCCATCTTCCCATTCATGTTTTCTACCTCATCCTTGCGTTCATGGTCATAGTAGCAACCCTCTATGCCATCATCGGACACCTCATCAAGGACCTGATGCATGATTTTGCAG aCTCTTTGTTTGGAAAACAGCCAGATGAGGTCCAGATCAACCTGTGTGAGACCAAAGATAAATTCATGGTAGACTGGTGTCCAGAGACGAGTCCAGAGCTGGAGGAGATGGCCCGAGCTGAGGAGATCCGGGTGGTGATGGAGGGCAACAGACACACACCGGCCATCTGGATCATCTCTGATGGGATGGAGCCGCCCAGAGTACCGCGCTCCGGCCCGCGTGTGGCCTTCGGCAAGAATGTATAG
- the LOC130550253 gene encoding CDK5 regulatory subunit-associated protein 2-like: MNDHEIDVFTMDWSERADDTSWTEHARGFIVDGDGNGCRASGTMTDNVSESADSIPLQTHTLKEFEQHLNDLKKENFSLKLRIYFLEERIQQKFEDSSDNVYRTVSGSEVNAALRPPSNPAAAAHPGLLEKWGETGLEL, from the exons ATGAATGATCATGAGATCGATGTTTTTACGATGGATTGGAGCGAGAGAGCGGATGACACGAGCTGGACTGAACATGCGCG GGGTTTTATTGTGGATGGAGATGGAAACGGGTGCAGAGCTTCTGGAACTATGACAG ATAATGTAAGCGAGAGCGCCGATTCAATTCCACTACAAACTCACACACTCAAAGAATTTGAACAG CACCTCAACGACCTGAAGAAGGAAAACTTCAGCCTCAAACTCCGCATTTACTTTCTAGAGGAGAGGATCCAGCAGAAGTTTGAGGACAGCAGTGATAATGTCTACAGAACGGTGAGTGGCTCAGAGGTGAACGCAGCGCTCCGACCTCCATCAAACCCAGCTGCAGCAGCTCATCCAGGGTTGCTTGAGAAATGGGGTGAAACAGGTTTGGAGTTGTAG